A stretch of Helicobacter pylori DNA encodes these proteins:
- a CDS encoding CobW family GTP-binding protein, producing the protein MPKIPITLITGFLGSGKTSFLSEYLNQIDHQGVALIINEIGQAALDQRILSVQYCGEKMLYLNAGCVCCNKRLDLVESLKATLNNYEWRGEILKRVIIETTGLANPAPILWTILSDVFLGAHFEIQSVVACVDVLNAKTHLTNNEAKEQIVFADSVLLTKTDLQNDSRALIKLKERIQSLNPSAEIFDKKSIDYESFFSRKNRARNFMPRMPKDSHSQGFETLSISFEGAMEWSAFGIWLSLLLHQYGTQILRIKGIIDIGSDLLVSINGVMHVIYPPKHILKDQNGSNLVFIMRHLEREKILNSLKGFKDFLGIKGFETP; encoded by the coding sequence ATGCCTAAAATCCCTATCACGCTCATCACCGGTTTTTTAGGCAGCGGTAAAACGAGTTTTTTAAGCGAATATTTAAACCAAATAGATCACCAAGGCGTTGCCCTTATCATCAATGAAATCGGGCAAGCCGCTTTGGATCAGCGCATCTTAAGCGTTCAATATTGCGGTGAAAAAATGCTCTATCTTAACGCAGGGTGCGTGTGTTGCAACAAACGCTTAGATTTAGTGGAGTCTCTAAAAGCCACGCTCAATAACTATGAATGGCGCGGCGAAATTTTAAAGCGCGTCATCATTGAAACCACCGGTTTAGCCAACCCGGCACCGATTTTATGGACGATTTTGAGCGATGTTTTTTTAGGGGCGCATTTTGAGATTCAAAGCGTGGTGGCTTGCGTGGATGTTTTGAACGCTAAAACGCATTTAACCAACAACGAAGCTAAAGAGCAAATCGTTTTTGCTGATAGCGTTTTATTGACCAAAACGGATTTGCAAAACGACAGCAGGGCTTTAATCAAATTAAAAGAGCGGATACAATCCCTTAACCCTAGTGCAGAAATTTTTGACAAGAAAAGTATAGATTACGAAAGCTTTTTTTCACGCAAAAATAGGGCACGAAATTTTATGCCAAGAATGCCAAAAGATTCACACTCGCAAGGTTTTGAGACTTTAAGCATCAGTTTTGAAGGGGCGATGGAATGGAGCGCGTTTGGGATTTGGCTGAGTTTGTTATTGCATCAATACGGCACACAGATTTTACGCATCAAGGGGATTATTGATATTGGAAGCGATCTTTTGGTGAGTATTAACGGCGTGATGCATGTCATTTACCCGCCTAAGCATATTTTAAAGGATCAAAACGGCTCTAACCTCGTTTTTATCATGCGCCATTTAGAGCGTGAAAAAATCTTAAATTCCTTAAAGGGTTTTAAGGATTTTCTCGGCATCAAGGGTTTTGAAACCCCATAA
- a CDS encoding YbfB/YjiJ family MFS transporter gives MRVFVCFLGVFVSNGLARFGYVVLIPLLILSGSLTPHQSFQLGIAVLMGYVFGSFLIQFLSPLMSLESIAKISFGLIALSFLVCYFDSIPFFWLWIWRFIAGVASSALMILVAPLSLPYVKEHKKALVGGLIFSAVGIGSVFSGFVLPWISSYNIKWAWIFLGGSCLIAFILSLVGLKTRSLRKKSVKKEESAFKIPFHLWLLLISCALNAIGFLPHTLFWVDYLIRHLNISPTIAGTSWAFFGFGATLGSLISGPMAQKLGAKNANIFILILKSIACFLPIFFHQISLLNLSIFIMGAATTANINLFSMMALKIAGAKHFAQASSWVVFSFGIFQALFSYLFTIFLGDLGYVLIFVICGVCLVLSFIVLFPIKMQTATNK, from the coding sequence ATGCGCGTGTTTGTTTGCTTTTTAGGGGTTTTTGTGTCTAACGGCTTGGCTCGTTTTGGCTATGTGGTTTTAATCCCCCTACTCATTTTATCAGGGAGTTTAACCCCACACCAAAGCTTCCAACTGGGTATTGCGGTGCTAATGGGCTATGTTTTTGGGAGTTTTTTAATCCAATTTTTAAGCCCGTTAATGTCATTAGAAAGCATCGCTAAAATCAGTTTTGGCTTAATCGCTTTGAGTTTTTTAGTCTGTTATTTTGATAGTATCCCTTTCTTTTGGCTTTGGATCTGGCGTTTTATCGCCGGTGTGGCTAGCAGTGCGTTAATGATTTTAGTCGCTCCTCTCTCTTTGCCCTATGTCAAAGAACATAAAAAAGCCTTAGTGGGAGGGCTTATTTTTAGCGCTGTAGGCATTGGATCTGTCTTTAGCGGGTTTGTTCTGCCTTGGATCAGCTCTTATAATATCAAATGGGCATGGATTTTTTTAGGGGGCAGTTGTCTGATAGCCTTTATCCTTTCCTTGGTGGGGTTAAAAACCCGTTCTTTAAGGAAAAAATCCGTTAAAAAAGAAGAAAGCGCGTTTAAAATCCCCTTTCATTTGTGGTTATTGCTCATTTCTTGCGCGCTCAATGCGATTGGTTTTTTACCGCACACGCTTTTTTGGGTGGATTATTTGATCCGTCATTTAAATATCTCCCCCACTATCGCTGGAACTTCATGGGCGTTTTTTGGTTTTGGAGCCACGCTTGGCTCTTTAATCAGCGGCCCCATGGCTCAAAAACTAGGGGCTAAAAACGCCAATATCTTTATCCTTATTTTAAAATCTATCGCATGCTTTTTGCCCATTTTTTTCCACCAAATCTCTTTACTCAATTTAAGCATCTTCATAATGGGAGCGGCCACAACCGCCAATATCAATTTATTCAGCATGATGGCTTTAAAAATTGCAGGCGCGAAGCATTTCGCTCAAGCGTCTTCGTGGGTGGTGTTTTCTTTTGGCATTTTCCAAGCGCTTTTTTCGTATCTTTTTACGATCTTTTTAGGGGATTTGGGCTATGTTTTGATTTTTGTTATTTGTGGGGTGTGTTTGGTTTTAAGCTTCATCGTTCTTTTCCCCATTAAAATGCAAACAGCTACCAATAAATAG